The following are encoded together in the Halomonas halophila genome:
- a CDS encoding metallophosphoesterase yields MRLIQITDCHLHADAQARSRTGLPHRQLERVVAAAAGLRPDMVLMTGDISEDRTAASYAEAERLLAPLACPWFWLPGNHDEPGLMADCRPFHETLDLGRRRLLLLDTQRIGQEAGELGEARLTALAERLAEDDRPTLVAMHHPPVAVGSAWMDALGLTDADAFWDVVAGHAHVEAVICGHIHQAFVGRGPESAGGVPVYGCPSSSDQFLPGAEDFAVDEASRPGFRVIDLTREGLSTWVERVDL; encoded by the coding sequence ATGCGACTGATCCAGATCACCGACTGTCATCTCCACGCCGATGCCCAGGCGCGCTCGCGCACCGGCCTGCCCCATCGCCAGCTCGAGCGCGTGGTGGCCGCCGCCGCCGGCCTGCGGCCCGACATGGTGCTGATGACCGGCGACATCAGCGAGGATCGCACCGCCGCCTCCTACGCCGAGGCAGAGCGACTGCTGGCGCCGCTGGCGTGCCCCTGGTTCTGGCTGCCCGGCAATCACGACGAGCCCGGCCTGATGGCCGACTGCCGGCCCTTCCACGAGACCCTGGACCTGGGCCGGCGCCGCCTGCTGCTGCTCGACACCCAGCGCATCGGTCAGGAGGCCGGCGAGCTCGGCGAGGCCCGGCTGACGGCCCTGGCGGAGCGCCTCGCCGAGGACGACCGGCCGACGCTCGTGGCCATGCATCATCCGCCGGTGGCGGTGGGCTCCGCCTGGATGGACGCGCTCGGCCTGACCGACGCCGACGCCTTCTGGGACGTCGTGGCCGGTCATGCGCACGTCGAGGCGGTGATCTGCGGGCATATCCATCAGGCCTTCGTCGGCCGTGGCCCCGAGAGCGCTGGCGGCGTGCCCGTCTACGGTTGCCCCTCGTCCAGCGACCAGTTCCTGCCCGGCGCCGAGGACTTCGCCGTGGACGAGGCCTCGCGCCCCGGCTTCCGGGTCATCGATCTGACGCGGGAAGGCCTCTCCACCTGGGTCGAGCGCGTCGACCTCTGA
- a CDS encoding DUF1249 domain-containing protein, producing MSRNAYVTDLKTLQGECTANYVRLTRLLGDMEVGETREVELVSHGRRVGALCLELLERAPYTSIVRVSQRGVLDGVLESPRMRVHLYHDVRMAEVNDFQRQRHFDGRYRYPNARMHQPDEKLQLNRFLGEWLDHGLAHGHSMDLPELP from the coding sequence GTGTCGAGAAACGCCTATGTGACTGACCTGAAGACCCTGCAGGGCGAGTGCACCGCCAACTACGTGCGGCTGACCCGTCTGCTGGGCGACATGGAGGTCGGCGAGACGCGCGAGGTGGAGCTGGTCAGCCATGGGCGCCGAGTCGGCGCGCTGTGCCTGGAGCTCCTCGAGCGAGCGCCCTACACCAGCATCGTGCGGGTCTCCCAGCGGGGCGTGCTCGACGGCGTGCTCGAATCGCCGCGCATGCGCGTGCACCTCTATCACGACGTGCGCATGGCCGAGGTCAACGACTTCCAGCGCCAGCGCCACTTCGATGGCCGCTACCGCTATCCCAACGCGCGCATGCACCAGCCCGACGAGAAGCTGCAGCTCAATCGTTTCCTGGGCGAATGGCTCGACCACGGCCTGGCCCACGGCCACTCCATGGACCTGCCCGAACTCCCTTGA
- the cysD gene encoding sulfate adenylyltransferase subunit CysD encodes MNSLHAPTRESAVTAEGSSAAAGLTPRRLTHLQQLEAESIHIIREVAAEFANPVMLYSIGKDSSVMLHLARKAFYPGSPPFPLMHVNTTWKFREMIEFRDRMAAESGMELIEHINQEGVEAGINPFDHGSSGYTDVMKTQSLKQALDKYGFDAAFGGARRDEEASRAKERVFSFRDKHHRWDPKNQRPELWNLYNARVNKGESIRAFPLSNWTELDIWQYIYLESIPIVPLYFSAPRPVVERDGMQIMVDDDRLPLEEGEVPEEKWVRFRTLGCYPLTGAVESTATTLPEIIQEMLLTRTSERSGRAIDHDQAGSMEKKKREGYF; translated from the coding sequence ATGAACAGTCTTCATGCACCGACACGCGAGAGTGCCGTCACGGCCGAAGGCAGCAGTGCCGCTGCCGGTCTGACGCCGCGGCGGCTGACGCATCTGCAGCAGCTGGAAGCCGAGTCCATCCACATCATCCGCGAGGTGGCGGCCGAGTTCGCCAACCCGGTGATGCTCTACTCCATCGGCAAGGACTCCTCGGTGATGCTGCACCTGGCGCGCAAGGCCTTCTATCCCGGGTCGCCGCCGTTCCCGCTGATGCACGTCAACACCACCTGGAAGTTCCGCGAGATGATCGAGTTCCGCGACCGCATGGCCGCGGAATCCGGCATGGAGCTGATCGAGCACATCAACCAGGAAGGCGTCGAGGCGGGCATCAACCCCTTCGATCACGGCTCCAGCGGCTACACCGACGTGATGAAGACCCAGTCGCTCAAGCAGGCGCTGGACAAGTACGGCTTCGATGCCGCCTTCGGCGGCGCGCGCCGCGACGAAGAGGCCAGCCGCGCCAAGGAGCGTGTGTTCTCCTTCCGCGACAAGCATCACCGCTGGGACCCGAAGAACCAGCGTCCCGAGCTGTGGAACCTCTACAACGCCCGCGTCAACAAGGGCGAGTCGATCCGCGCCTTCCCGCTCTCCAACTGGACCGAGCTGGACATCTGGCAGTACATCTACCTCGAGTCGATCCCGATCGTGCCGCTGTACTTCTCCGCGCCGCGTCCGGTGGTCGAGCGCGACGGCATGCAGATCATGGTCGACGACGACCGCCTGCCGCTCGAGGAGGGCGAGGTGCCGGAAGAGAAGTGGGTGCGTTTCCGCACGCTCGGCTGCTACCCGCTGACCGGCGCGGTGGAGTCCACCGCCACCACGCTGCCCGAGATCATCCAGGAAATGCTGCTGACCCGCACCAGCGAGCGCAGCGGCCGCGCCATCGACCACGACCAGGCCGGCTCGATGGAGAAGAAGAAGCGCGAGGGGTATTTCTAA
- the pgi gene encoding glucose-6-phosphate isomerase produces the protein MSHTPIDQQRAWCALAEHAAGMGRRHLRDLFDEQPSRYETFGRSAAGLTLDLSKQRWTDQTLELLLDLAREADVPEAIRGLLAGERVNRSEDRPALHTALRLPADARLEVEGQDLVASVHATLDRMEAMVERFHNGQWRGATGKPIRDVVNLGVGGSDLGPLMVTHALADYRPDVEQHIDVHFASTMDGSQLADYLARLNPETTLFVLSSKSFTTIDTLSNARTARDWLKARLLGGARQEGVDEALLMRQHFIGVSASPEKMSEWGIADDHQLEFWEWVGGRYSLWGAIGLPIALVVGMEHFRGLLAGAHEMDRHFREAELADNLPVLLALAGIWNVNFLDIRAHSILPYDGRLEYFAAYLEQLEMESNGKSVTHDGESVSYSTCPVLWGQLGPNAQHAFYQLLHQGTQAVECDFIAPKVRYDDVPDPATRDHLMGQHRLTLANCFAQSRALMLGDAAVADDEDGPRPGHRRYRGNQPSSTLLLDRLTPRTLGALVALYEHKVFVQATIWDINPFDQWGVELGKTMAGETQRILQHEAGLEGMDDSTRGLIEAVWAAEPRADA, from the coding sequence ATGAGCCATACCCCCATCGATCAGCAGAGGGCCTGGTGTGCCCTCGCCGAGCATGCCGCGGGCATGGGGCGCCGGCACCTGCGCGACCTCTTCGACGAGCAGCCGAGCCGCTACGAGACCTTCGGCCGTAGCGCCGCGGGTCTGACCCTCGACCTTTCCAAGCAGCGTTGGACCGACCAGACCCTCGAGCTGCTGCTCGACCTGGCCCGCGAGGCCGACGTGCCCGAGGCGATCCGCGGCCTGCTGGCCGGCGAGCGCGTCAATCGCAGCGAGGACCGTCCGGCGCTGCACACCGCCCTGCGCCTGCCCGCCGACGCCCGCCTCGAGGTCGAGGGCCAGGATCTGGTCGCCTCGGTCCACGCTACCCTGGATCGCATGGAGGCCATGGTCGAGCGCTTCCACAACGGCCAGTGGCGCGGCGCCACCGGCAAGCCGATCCGCGACGTGGTCAACCTCGGGGTCGGCGGCTCCGATCTGGGGCCGCTGATGGTCACCCATGCCCTGGCCGACTATCGTCCCGACGTCGAGCAGCACATCGACGTGCACTTCGCCTCGACCATGGACGGCTCCCAGCTGGCCGACTATCTGGCGCGGCTGAATCCCGAGACCACGCTGTTCGTGCTGTCGTCGAAGTCCTTCACCACCATCGACACCCTGTCCAATGCGCGCACCGCGCGGGACTGGCTCAAGGCGCGGCTGCTGGGCGGCGCTCGCCAGGAGGGCGTCGACGAGGCGCTGCTGATGCGCCAGCACTTCATCGGCGTCTCGGCGAGCCCCGAGAAGATGAGCGAATGGGGCATCGCCGACGATCACCAGCTGGAGTTCTGGGAATGGGTCGGCGGGCGCTACTCGCTGTGGGGCGCCATCGGCCTGCCCATTGCCCTGGTGGTGGGCATGGAGCACTTCCGCGGCCTGCTGGCCGGCGCCCACGAGATGGACCGCCACTTCCGCGAGGCGGAGCTTGCCGACAACCTGCCGGTACTGCTGGCACTGGCCGGCATCTGGAACGTCAACTTCCTCGACATCCGCGCCCACTCCATCCTGCCCTACGACGGCCGGCTCGAGTATTTCGCCGCCTACCTCGAGCAGCTGGAGATGGAGTCCAACGGCAAATCGGTGACCCACGACGGCGAGAGCGTGAGCTACTCCACCTGCCCGGTGCTGTGGGGCCAGCTCGGGCCCAACGCCCAGCACGCCTTCTATCAGCTGCTGCACCAGGGCACCCAGGCCGTGGAGTGCGATTTCATCGCGCCCAAGGTGCGCTACGACGACGTGCCGGATCCGGCCACCCGCGACCACCTGATGGGCCAGCACCGGCTGACGCTCGCCAACTGCTTCGCCCAGTCCCGGGCGCTGATGCTCGGCGACGCCGCCGTGGCCGACGACGAGGACGGTCCGCGCCCGGGCCACCGTCGCTATCGCGGCAACCAGCCCTCCAGCACCCTGCTGCTGGATCGCCTCACGCCCCGGACCCTGGGCGCGCTGGTGGCGCTCTACGAGCACAAGGTGTTCGTGCAGGCGACGATCTGGGACATCAATCCCTTCGACCAGTGGGGCGTGGAGCTGGGCAAGACCATGGCCGGCGAGACCCAGCGCATCCTCCAGCACGAGGCCGGGCTCGAGGGCATGGACGACTCCACCCGCGGCCTGATCGAGGCGGTATGGGCGGCCGAGCCCCGGGCGGACGCGTGA
- a CDS encoding YqiA/YcfP family alpha/beta fold hydrolase yields the protein MLSAALPREPASGVLYLHGFNSGAASPKAALMREACETLGLPCAAPDLPHRPERALEAAEARLGELGDRPLVVGSSLGGFLATVLAERHDLPAALINPAVAPARLVEAWIGEVFVNPYHGQRFTVDIAHRRGLETLAVERVTPARYLLLLGTADETLDAADAFALYRGARTILEPGGDHGFSTLADYLPAIFAQGGHALEAGRVAPRG from the coding sequence ATGCTGAGCGCCGCTCTGCCGCGCGAGCCGGCCAGCGGCGTGCTCTACCTGCACGGCTTCAACAGCGGCGCCGCCTCGCCCAAGGCGGCGCTGATGCGCGAGGCCTGCGAGACGCTCGGCCTGCCCTGCGCCGCGCCGGACCTGCCGCATCGCCCCGAGCGGGCCCTGGAAGCGGCCGAGGCCCGGCTCGGTGAGCTGGGCGATCGGCCGCTGGTGGTCGGCAGTTCACTGGGTGGCTTTCTGGCCACGGTGCTCGCCGAGCGCCATGATCTGCCGGCGGCGCTGATCAATCCGGCGGTGGCGCCGGCGCGGCTGGTCGAGGCCTGGATCGGCGAGGTCTTCGTCAACCCCTACCACGGCCAGCGCTTCACGGTGGACATCGCCCATCGGCGGGGGCTGGAGACGCTGGCGGTTGAGCGGGTCACGCCGGCACGCTATCTGCTGCTGCTGGGCACCGCCGACGAGACCCTGGACGCCGCCGACGCCTTCGCGCTCTATCGCGGCGCCCGGACGATCCTCGAGCCCGGCGGCGATCACGGTTTCTCGACGCTGGCCGACTACCTGCCGGCGATCTTCGCCCAGGGCGGCCATGCCCTGGAAGCCGGGCGGGTGGCGCCCCGCGGCTGA
- the parE gene encoding DNA topoisomerase IV subunit B, whose protein sequence is MTQYSASSIEVLAGLEPVRKRPGMYTDTARPNHLVQEVIDNSVDEALAGHAKKIGVRLFEDGGVEVSDDGRGMPIDIHPEHGVSGIELIMTKLHAGGKFSNSSYRFSGGLHGVGVSVVNALSKRLEVEVLKGGERHGMAFEHGELASPLEVIGSAAKRATGTILRFWPEASYFDSPKLSLSRLKHLLRAKAVLCPGLEVSLTEGDGTRSVWQFEDGLRDYLAQATDGYEVLPASPFVGHFADEEHGVDWAVQWLPEGGEPLLESYVNLIPTPQGGTHVNGLRAGLLEALREFCDYRSLLPRGVKLTAEDLWERVSFVLSVKMLDPQFAGQTKERLSSRTVAGFVSGVVKDAFSLWLNHHVDQAEALAELVISAAQRRQKSAKKVARKKVTSGPALPGKLADCSGQDPAASELFLVEGDSAGGSAKQARDRDTQAILPLRGKILNTWEVESHDIYGSQEVHDIAVAVGMDPGSDDLGKLRYHKICILADADSDGLHIATLLCALFVRHFPALVDAGHVFVAMPPLYRIDLGKEVFYALDESEKAAILKRLEGKRGTPNVQRFKGLGEMSPLQLRETTMAADTRRLVQLTREEGDGTLEMMDMLLARKRASDRKSWLEDYGNLAEIEV, encoded by the coding sequence ATGACCCAATACAGTGCCAGCTCGATCGAGGTGCTCGCCGGGCTCGAACCGGTGCGGAAGCGCCCCGGGATGTACACCGACACCGCGCGCCCCAACCATCTGGTGCAGGAGGTCATCGACAACAGCGTCGACGAGGCGCTGGCCGGCCACGCAAAGAAGATCGGCGTGCGGCTGTTCGAGGACGGCGGCGTCGAGGTCAGCGACGACGGGCGTGGCATGCCCATCGACATCCACCCGGAGCACGGCGTCTCCGGCATCGAGCTGATCATGACCAAGCTTCACGCCGGCGGAAAGTTCTCCAACTCGAGCTACCGCTTCTCGGGCGGCCTGCACGGGGTCGGCGTCTCGGTGGTCAACGCGCTCTCCAAGCGCCTCGAGGTCGAGGTGCTCAAGGGCGGGGAGCGCCACGGCATGGCCTTCGAGCACGGCGAGCTGGCCTCGCCGCTGGAGGTGATCGGCAGCGCCGCCAAGCGCGCTACCGGCACCATCCTGCGCTTCTGGCCGGAGGCCAGCTACTTCGACTCGCCGAAGCTGTCGCTGTCGCGGCTCAAGCACCTGCTGCGCGCCAAGGCGGTGCTGTGCCCGGGGCTCGAGGTCTCGCTGACCGAGGGCGACGGCACCCGGAGCGTGTGGCAGTTCGAGGACGGTCTGCGCGATTACCTGGCACAGGCCACCGACGGCTATGAGGTGCTGCCGGCCTCGCCCTTCGTCGGCCACTTCGCCGACGAGGAGCACGGCGTCGACTGGGCCGTGCAGTGGCTGCCGGAGGGCGGCGAGCCGCTGCTCGAGAGCTACGTCAACCTGATCCCCACGCCCCAGGGCGGCACCCACGTCAACGGCCTGCGGGCCGGGCTGCTCGAGGCGCTGCGCGAGTTCTGCGACTACCGAAGCCTGCTGCCGCGCGGCGTCAAGCTGACCGCCGAAGACCTCTGGGAGCGAGTCTCCTTCGTGCTCTCGGTGAAGATGCTCGACCCGCAGTTCGCCGGCCAGACCAAGGAGCGACTGTCGTCGCGCACCGTGGCGGGCTTCGTCTCCGGGGTGGTCAAGGACGCCTTCTCGCTGTGGCTCAACCACCACGTCGACCAGGCCGAGGCGCTGGCCGAGCTCGTCATCAGCGCCGCCCAGCGTCGTCAGAAGAGCGCCAAGAAGGTAGCGCGCAAGAAGGTCACCTCCGGCCCCGCGCTGCCCGGCAAGCTGGCCGACTGTTCCGGCCAGGATCCGGCGGCCAGCGAGCTGTTCCTGGTCGAGGGCGACTCGGCCGGCGGCAGCGCCAAGCAGGCCCGCGACCGCGATACCCAGGCCATCCTGCCGCTGCGCGGCAAGATCCTGAACACCTGGGAGGTGGAGTCCCACGACATCTACGGCTCCCAGGAAGTCCACGACATCGCCGTGGCGGTCGGCATGGACCCGGGCAGCGACGATCTGGGCAAGCTGCGCTATCACAAGATCTGCATCCTCGCCGACGCCGACTCCGACGGCCTGCACATCGCCACGCTGCTGTGTGCGCTGTTCGTGCGCCACTTCCCGGCGCTGGTCGATGCCGGCCACGTCTTCGTCGCCATGCCGCCGCTGTACCGCATCGACCTGGGCAAGGAGGTCTTCTACGCCCTGGACGAAAGCGAGAAGGCGGCGATCCTCAAGCGCCTCGAAGGCAAGCGCGGCACGCCCAACGTGCAGCGCTTCAAGGGCCTCGGCGAGATGAGCCCGCTGCAGCTGCGCGAGACCACCATGGCCGCCGATACCCGCCGGCTGGTGCAGCTGACCCGGGAGGAGGGCGACGGCACCCTCGAGATGATGGACATGCTGCTGGCCCGCAAACGCGCCTCCGACCGCAAGAGCTGGCTAGAAGATTACGGCAACCTCGCCGAGATCGAGGTGTGA
- the cysN gene encoding sulfate adenylyltransferase subunit CysN yields MSHQSELIADNIEQYLHEHENKDLLRFITCGSVDDGKSTLIGRLLHDSKMIFDDQLAAITQASKKSGTTGEEVDLALLVDGLQSEREQGITIDVAYRFFSTDKRKFIIADTPGHEQYTRNMATGASTAGLAVILIDARYGVQTQTKRHSFIADLVGIRHLVIAVNKMDLVEYSQARFDEIVAEYRAFAEQLGADDIRFVPLSALKGDNVVNQSETMGWYDGPALLELLESVEVRADHNLTDLRLPVQYVNRPNLDFRGYAGTLEAGVLRPGQAVKVLPSGKTSTVERIVTFDGDLDDAYPGQAITVTLADEIDISRGDWIVAADAEVTEAAAFDADIVWMSEQALEPGRQVDIRLAGRSVAGNVDTIHYQVDVNTLEQHQAERLELNAIARCRVALTGEVPIDSYDRSPGTGSFIVIDRLSNITVGAGMIRGAAEAGSVAAGDVDWAGFEVELNALVRKYFPHWEAKDISQLLGR; encoded by the coding sequence ATGTCACATCAGTCCGAACTCATCGCCGACAACATCGAGCAGTACCTGCACGAGCACGAGAACAAGGACCTGCTGCGCTTCATTACCTGCGGCAGCGTCGACGACGGCAAGTCGACCCTGATCGGCCGGCTGCTGCACGACTCCAAGATGATCTTCGACGATCAGCTGGCGGCCATCACCCAGGCGTCGAAGAAGAGCGGCACCACCGGGGAAGAGGTGGATCTGGCGCTGCTGGTCGACGGCCTGCAGTCCGAGCGGGAGCAGGGCATCACCATCGACGTGGCCTATCGCTTCTTCTCCACCGACAAGCGCAAGTTCATCATCGCCGACACCCCGGGCCACGAGCAGTACACCCGCAACATGGCCACCGGCGCGTCCACCGCCGGCCTGGCGGTGATCCTGATCGACGCCCGCTACGGCGTGCAGACCCAGACCAAGCGCCACAGCTTCATCGCCGACCTGGTGGGCATCCGCCACCTGGTGATCGCGGTCAACAAGATGGACCTGGTCGAGTACAGCCAGGCGCGCTTCGACGAGATCGTCGCCGAGTACCGCGCCTTCGCCGAGCAGCTGGGCGCCGACGACATCCGCTTCGTGCCGCTGTCCGCGCTGAAGGGCGACAACGTCGTCAACCAGAGCGAGACCATGGGCTGGTACGACGGCCCGGCGCTGCTCGAGCTGCTCGAGAGCGTCGAGGTCCGCGCCGACCACAACCTCACCGACCTGCGCCTGCCGGTGCAGTACGTGAACCGCCCGAACCTGGACTTCCGCGGCTACGCCGGCACCCTGGAAGCGGGCGTGCTGCGCCCCGGCCAGGCGGTCAAGGTGCTGCCGTCCGGCAAGACCTCCACGGTCGAGCGCATCGTCACCTTCGACGGCGACCTGGACGACGCCTACCCGGGGCAGGCGATCACCGTGACCCTCGCCGACGAGATCGACATCTCCCGCGGCGACTGGATCGTGGCCGCCGATGCCGAGGTGACCGAGGCCGCGGCCTTCGACGCCGACATCGTGTGGATGAGCGAGCAGGCCCTCGAGCCGGGTCGCCAGGTCGACATCCGCCTCGCCGGCCGCTCGGTGGCGGGCAACGTCGACACCATTCACTACCAAGTGGACGTCAACACCCTGGAGCAGCATCAGGCCGAGCGCCTGGAGCTCAACGCCATCGCCCGCTGCCGCGTGGCGCTGACCGGCGAAGTGCCGATCGACAGCTACGACCGCAGCCCGGGCACCGGCAGCTTCATCGTCATCGACCGGCTGTCCAACATCACCGTGGGCGCGGGCATGATCCGCGGCGCTGCCGAGGCCGGCAGCGTGGCCGCGGGCGATGTCGACTGGGCCGGCTTCGAGGTCGAGCTCAACGCCCTGGTGCGCAAGTACTTCCCGCACTGGGAGGCCAAGGACATCAGCCAGCTGCTCGGCCGTTGA
- the cmoB gene encoding tRNA 5-methoxyuridine(34)/uridine 5-oxyacetic acid(34) synthase CmoB: MPIPDAHRPLYRAFLDQGLDTWLARLPEQLARGLDRSRFGDLPAWEKAVAKLPPLPERREVRLDADHVTVDAELDASRRRQSESLLRVLAPWRKGPYKLGGVTIDTEWRSDWKWQRVAPHLAPLAGRRVLDVGGGNGYHAWRMAGDGAGFVLVIDPSPRFYWQFQAVRHFVGDADDGAVHFLPVGIEDVPEALAFFDTVFSMGVLYHRPSPLEHLAQLKAALRPGGELVLETLVVEGDATTVLLPGDRYAAMPNVYFLPSSAALCQWLERAGFDNVRVVDEADTSLDEQRATEWMTFQSLADFLDPDDPTRTREGHPAPRRAVLVANRPR; the protein is encoded by the coding sequence GTGCCGATTCCCGATGCCCATCGCCCGCTCTACCGGGCCTTCCTCGATCAGGGGCTCGACACCTGGCTGGCCCGGCTGCCCGAGCAGCTGGCCCGCGGCCTCGACCGCTCGCGCTTCGGCGACCTGCCGGCCTGGGAGAAGGCGGTGGCCAAGCTGCCGCCGCTGCCGGAACGGCGCGAGGTGCGCCTCGACGCCGACCACGTCACGGTGGACGCCGAGCTGGACGCCTCGCGCCGCCGCCAGAGCGAGAGCCTGCTGCGCGTGCTGGCGCCGTGGCGCAAGGGGCCATACAAGCTCGGCGGCGTGACCATCGACACCGAATGGCGCTCCGACTGGAAATGGCAGCGGGTGGCGCCGCACCTGGCGCCGCTGGCCGGCCGGCGGGTGCTCGACGTGGGCGGCGGCAACGGCTATCACGCCTGGCGCATGGCCGGCGACGGCGCCGGCTTCGTGCTGGTGATCGACCCCTCGCCGCGCTTCTACTGGCAGTTCCAGGCGGTGCGCCACTTCGTCGGCGACGCCGATGACGGTGCGGTTCACTTCCTGCCGGTGGGCATCGAGGACGTGCCTGAGGCGCTGGCCTTCTTCGACACCGTGTTCTCGATGGGCGTGCTCTACCACCGCCCCTCGCCGCTGGAGCATCTGGCCCAGCTCAAGGCCGCGCTGCGCCCAGGCGGCGAGCTGGTGCTGGAGACCCTGGTGGTCGAGGGCGACGCCACCACGGTGCTGCTGCCGGGCGACCGCTACGCCGCCATGCCCAACGTCTACTTCCTGCCCTCCTCCGCCGCGCTGTGCCAGTGGCTCGAGCGCGCCGGCTTCGACAACGTGCGGGTGGTCGACGAGGCCGACACCTCGCTGGACGAGCAGCGCGCCACCGAGTGGATGACCTTCCAGTCGCTGGCCGACTTCCTCGACCCCGACGATCCGACCAGGACTCGCGAGGGCCACCCCGCGCCGCGCCGCGCGGTGCTGGTCGCCAACCGGCCACGCTGA
- the cmoA gene encoding carboxy-S-adenosyl-L-methionine synthase CmoA, with the protein MSDASYRDAIFSTPLDRVARFSFDERVVSCFPDMIRRSVPGYGQILAMLGPLARRHLRHGGHVYDLGCSLGASGLALAGQLPPAAFRYTGVDLSPAMVERARETLATESPDHDLTVIEGDIRVLDYAPSGMILLNFTLQFLAPEDRDAVIARLYEALEPGGVLVLSEKIKAADEQENAWLVERYHDFKRANGYSDLEISQKRTALENVLVPDTLDAHKERLARAGFSRSLVWFQYLNFASLIAFKED; encoded by the coding sequence ATGAGTGACGCATCTTACCGTGACGCCATCTTTTCCACACCCCTGGACCGGGTGGCGCGCTTTTCATTCGACGAGCGGGTGGTCTCCTGCTTCCCCGACATGATCCGGCGTTCGGTGCCGGGCTATGGCCAGATACTGGCCATGCTCGGCCCGCTGGCCCGGCGACACCTGCGTCACGGCGGCCACGTCTATGACCTGGGCTGCTCGCTGGGCGCCTCCGGACTCGCCCTGGCCGGTCAGCTGCCGCCGGCGGCCTTTCGCTATACCGGGGTAGACCTGTCCCCGGCCATGGTCGAGCGCGCCCGCGAGACGCTGGCCACCGAGAGCCCGGATCACGACCTGACGGTGATCGAGGGCGATATCCGCGTCCTCGACTACGCGCCGTCGGGGATGATCCTGCTCAACTTCACCCTGCAGTTCCTGGCGCCGGAAGATCGCGACGCCGTGATCGCCCGGCTCTATGAGGCTCTGGAGCCCGGCGGCGTGCTGGTGCTCTCGGAGAAGATCAAGGCCGCCGACGAGCAGGAGAACGCCTGGCTGGTGGAGCGCTACCACGACTTCAAGCGCGCCAACGGCTACAGCGACCTGGAAATCAGTCAGAAGCGCACCGCGCTGGAGAACGTGCTGGTGCCGGACACCCTGGACGCGCACAAGGAGCGGCTGGCCCGCGCCGGCTTCTCGCGCTCGCTGGTGTGGTTCCAGTACCTGAACTTCGCCTCGCTGATCGCCTTCAAGGAAGACTGA